From Haloarcula hispanica ATCC 33960, the proteins below share one genomic window:
- a CDS encoding disulfide bond formation protein B: MGDSRSDSDRARFLLAAATTVATVATAGSLYLSLGLGLTPCRLCWYQRILMYPLVVVLGVAAVENRPGVVRTALPLAVPGAAIAAYHSWLQVSQTTCGLGAVSCAQIQYRVFGLTVPNLSLTAFLLVTGLVVAASVKRS; the protein is encoded by the coding sequence GTGGGCGATTCTCGATCCGATTCCGACCGAGCCCGGTTCCTGTTGGCCGCGGCGACTACCGTCGCCACCGTTGCGACGGCCGGCAGCCTCTATCTCTCGCTGGGCCTCGGGCTGACCCCCTGTCGGCTCTGCTGGTATCAGCGAATCCTCATGTATCCGCTGGTGGTCGTCCTCGGCGTCGCCGCCGTCGAGAACCGGCCCGGTGTCGTCCGGACGGCGCTGCCGCTGGCGGTGCCGGGGGCCGCCATCGCGGCCTACCACTCCTGGCTGCAGGTAAGCCAGACCACTTGCGGTCTCGGGGCGGTTAGCTGTGCCCAGATACAGTACCGGGTGTTCGGCCTGACCGTGCCGAACCTCTCGCTGACGGCGTTTCTCCTAGTGACCGGGCTGGTCGTCGCGGCGTCCGTGAAGCGGTCGTAG
- a CDS encoding Brp/Blh family beta-carotene 15,15'-dioxygenase has protein sequence MPTTGLGSVWQRHRDTDRHPSLWLSRASLLVLAVTFGLLGTVGVRVPLRAQMVVYLVGMVALNLPHGGYEHFENLRRRRPSFRWRYVAVYLAAIGGFVGLFLVAPVAGLALALTVAMAKGGIGGLQVLEATSGTEHLQTRFQRGLAATVRGGAVMLVPIVFWPETFHAFSSLMVGLVEPGALSSYAGSFDTTRLVIGSGYGLALTAHIVLGYVRGGGRSWLIDAGESLLLAVFFASVPVLVAVGLYFPFWYSARQVARTASVEQEPVGDERWDLLGGADASTVALRAWVVLVVGALATFGVLAAVYWAFPNPLGASDLLPGAVAFWSVFISIVALPHIIVGSVLDRDRGIWYVP, from the coding sequence ATGCCCACGACCGGCCTGGGGTCCGTCTGGCAGCGGCATCGGGACACCGACCGCCATCCGTCGCTCTGGCTCTCGCGGGCGAGCCTGCTGGTACTCGCCGTCACGTTCGGTCTCCTCGGCACCGTCGGCGTCAGGGTTCCGCTCCGGGCCCAGATGGTGGTGTATCTCGTCGGGATGGTCGCGCTCAATCTCCCCCACGGCGGGTACGAGCACTTCGAGAACCTCCGCCGCCGTCGCCCCTCGTTTCGCTGGCGCTACGTCGCGGTGTATCTGGCGGCTATCGGCGGGTTCGTCGGCCTGTTCCTCGTTGCGCCAGTCGCTGGCCTCGCGCTGGCGCTGACCGTCGCCATGGCGAAGGGCGGAATCGGCGGCCTACAGGTGCTGGAAGCCACGAGCGGGACCGAGCACCTCCAGACCCGGTTCCAGCGCGGTCTGGCGGCGACCGTCCGCGGCGGCGCGGTGATGCTCGTCCCCATCGTGTTCTGGCCGGAGACGTTCCACGCGTTCAGTTCGTTGATGGTCGGCCTCGTCGAACCCGGTGCCCTCTCGTCGTACGCAGGGTCATTCGACACAACCCGGCTCGTCATCGGGTCGGGCTACGGGCTCGCCCTAACGGCACATATCGTGCTGGGATACGTGCGCGGCGGCGGCCGTTCCTGGCTTATCGACGCCGGAGAATCGTTGCTCCTTGCGGTATTCTTCGCGTCTGTCCCGGTCCTCGTCGCCGTTGGCCTGTACTTCCCATTCTGGTACTCCGCTCGGCAGGTGGCGCGGACGGCATCCGTGGAACAAGAGCCGGTCGGCGACGAGCGCTGGGACCTGCTCGGCGGCGCGGACGCCTCGACCGTCGCACTGCGCGCCTGGGTCGTCCTCGTCGTCGGGGCGCTGGCCACCTTCGGCGTCCTCGCCGCCGTCTACTGGGCGTTCCCGAACCCACTGGGGGCGAGCGACCTGCTCCCCGGCGCGGTGGCGTTTTGGAGCGTGTTCATCAGTATCGTCGCGCTCCCGCACATCATCGTCGGGTCGGTCCTCGACCGTGACCGGGGTATCTGGTACGTGCCGTGA
- the hpt gene encoding hypoxanthine/guanine phosphoribosyltransferase, with amino-acid sequence MEKLRESLHEAPIIDKDGYSYLVHPLSNGVPMLEPELLREVVVGVTRAADLDVDKIVAPEAMGIHIATALSLQTDIPLVVIRKRSYGLDDEVPLHKTTGYSESEMFINDIEAGDDLLIVDDLLSTGGTMASICEALDDIGADISDIVVVFRKQGESALDDTDYEVTSLLDISVDQNGVTIHD; translated from the coding sequence ATGGAGAAGCTCCGCGAGTCGCTGCACGAAGCCCCGATCATCGACAAGGACGGATACTCCTACCTGGTCCACCCGCTCAGCAACGGCGTCCCGATGCTGGAGCCGGAACTCCTCCGCGAGGTCGTCGTCGGCGTGACGCGGGCGGCCGACCTCGACGTGGACAAGATCGTCGCGCCGGAGGCGATGGGTATCCACATCGCGACCGCGCTCTCGCTCCAGACGGACATTCCGCTCGTGGTCATCCGCAAGCGTTCCTACGGCCTCGACGACGAGGTCCCGCTGCACAAGACCACCGGCTACTCCGAGTCGGAGATGTTCATCAACGACATCGAGGCGGGCGACGACCTGCTCATCGTCGACGACCTGCTCTCGACCGGCGGCACGATGGCCTCCATCTGCGAGGCGCTCGACGATATCGGGGCGGATATCTCAGACATCGTCGTCGTCTTCCGGAAACAGGGCGAGTCAGCGCTTGACGACACCGACTACGAAGTGACCAGCCTGCTCGATATCTCGGTCGATCAGAACGGCGTCACCATCCACGACTGA
- a CDS encoding MFS transporter: MFGPVSDRGLVRRYYLYRATISVGFITPIFTLFLLRTLTFTQVGVLSAVCSALSVVGEIPTGYVGDRLGRRASLLLSVLFTVTSLAGFVLASGFLWYGFLYALWALALTLRSGSMDAWLYDTLSERLDSGQFSHIRGRGDAMQNWTAAVSMVVGGLLYGLDPIYPFVAAVGFNSLGSVALLSLPKNRQYADRGGDSDSGDRLDPLETVAVIRTHLARPPLRALILYIGLFYAVLSVSHTYVQPMAVETLGSYVATLGVEVPAGGPIAAARAGEAGAALALGLGVLYAALTAVSSAGGYYAGAIEARLGVRKAVIVVPALTAVALVVPLWIALVALPTFATVRTAKPLVQPIANGYINDHVEAVGRATLLSAVSMSYMALRTPLALAAGVAADATTATTAVAALGGLFLVAGGAVWLFGAIAPEAVTASGDRASKSAS; encoded by the coding sequence ATGTTCGGACCGGTATCCGACCGTGGGTTAGTGCGCCGGTACTACCTGTACCGTGCCACGATTTCGGTCGGATTCATAACTCCCATTTTCACCTTGTTTCTCCTGCGAACACTGACGTTCACACAGGTCGGTGTCCTCTCAGCGGTCTGTTCGGCGCTGTCAGTCGTCGGCGAGATACCAACAGGCTACGTCGGTGACAGGCTCGGGCGGCGTGCGAGCCTCCTTCTCAGCGTGCTGTTCACCGTTACCTCACTCGCAGGCTTCGTTCTCGCTTCGGGGTTTCTCTGGTACGGCTTCCTCTATGCACTGTGGGCGCTGGCGCTGACGTTACGCTCGGGGAGTATGGATGCGTGGCTGTACGATACACTCTCTGAACGACTCGATAGCGGGCAGTTCAGCCATATCCGCGGCCGGGGTGACGCGATGCAGAACTGGACTGCGGCAGTCTCAATGGTTGTCGGTGGCCTGCTGTACGGGCTGGACCCGATCTATCCGTTCGTTGCTGCGGTCGGTTTCAATAGCCTCGGGTCCGTCGCACTGCTTTCATTGCCGAAGAACCGGCAGTACGCAGACCGGGGTGGTGACTCTGACTCCGGCGACCGTCTCGATCCGCTGGAAACCGTCGCCGTCATCCGCACGCATCTGGCTCGACCGCCGCTCCGAGCACTGATACTGTACATCGGACTGTTCTATGCCGTGTTGAGCGTTTCTCACACCTACGTCCAGCCGATGGCGGTCGAGACGCTGGGGTCGTACGTCGCCACTCTCGGCGTAGAGGTCCCCGCTGGTGGTCCGATCGCGGCGGCGCGAGCAGGTGAGGCCGGCGCGGCGCTCGCGCTCGGACTGGGTGTGCTGTACGCCGCCCTGACAGCAGTCTCGTCCGCTGGCGGCTACTACGCCGGCGCAATTGAGGCCCGTCTCGGCGTCCGCAAAGCCGTGATCGTCGTGCCAGCCCTGACGGCTGTCGCGCTCGTGGTACCGCTGTGGATTGCGCTGGTGGCACTACCGACGTTCGCGACAGTCCGAACCGCGAAGCCGCTGGTCCAGCCCATCGCAAACGGGTATATTAACGACCATGTCGAGGCGGTCGGGCGGGCGACGTTGCTATCAGCGGTCTCGATGTCGTATATGGCTCTCCGGACGCCGCTGGCACTTGCTGCTGGGGTGGCGGCGGATGCAACCACGGCGACCACAGCAGTTGCGGCGCTTGGCGGCCTGTTTCTCGTCGCTGGCGGCGCAGTCTGGCTGTTCGGGGCGATTGCGCCTGAGGCAGTGACTGCGTCCGGTGACAGGGCCAGCAAATCGGCATCGTAG
- a CDS encoding GNAT family N-acetyltransferase — translation MSEFRPVPTTDREACQRMLQYAFAPETGPVTPDPDSDWPPSLFDQRGLYDGDGLRAVCKLYYLDTTVRGEAATVGGLGAVATPPEHRGQGYAADLCRHALHEYREADVGFVTLWPFSTPFYRRLGWSTANTYRRFDLPPSALPDHDTAGQMVRLDADDWERLRQVESASAAGTALSLRRSEAWWRERTLADWDDDGVPYCYGYERNGDLRGYVVYTVADDADRTLSATQFAAADEEARRALFAFLGHHGAQIDRVTLQLPPDTDLFHRVDDPGAVDCTVEAGPMVRLTDVDYLERLDWPGGDLDCTLSVNDPLLDRNDGLFRLSVNGGTATVDPLPASDSKADVAVNIATLSQLAVGTHGVDAAERLAGLEMFDDSVRGPLADVFQPESVYLGEFF, via the coding sequence ATGTCCGAATTCCGCCCTGTCCCGACGACTGACCGCGAAGCCTGTCAGCGGATGCTCCAGTACGCGTTTGCGCCCGAAACGGGTCCGGTGACGCCGGACCCCGATAGCGACTGGCCGCCGTCGCTGTTCGACCAGCGAGGCCTCTACGACGGTGACGGCCTTCGTGCGGTCTGCAAGCTCTACTATCTCGATACAACCGTTCGCGGCGAAGCGGCGACGGTCGGCGGCCTCGGCGCGGTTGCGACGCCGCCCGAACACCGCGGGCAGGGATACGCCGCCGACCTCTGTCGGCACGCCTTACACGAGTACCGCGAGGCCGATGTCGGGTTCGTCACCCTCTGGCCGTTCTCGACGCCGTTCTACCGCCGCCTGGGCTGGAGCACGGCGAACACATATCGCCGCTTCGATCTGCCGCCGTCGGCACTTCCAGACCACGACACCGCCGGACAAATGGTCCGCCTCGACGCCGACGACTGGGAGCGTCTCCGTCAGGTTGAGTCCGCTTCAGCCGCCGGGACGGCGCTCTCGCTCCGCCGCTCAGAAGCGTGGTGGCGCGAGCGGACGCTCGCCGACTGGGACGACGACGGCGTCCCGTACTGCTACGGTTACGAACGCAACGGTGACCTCCGTGGGTACGTCGTGTACACCGTCGCGGACGATGCCGACCGCACGCTCTCGGCCACACAGTTCGCGGCCGCCGACGAGGAGGCCCGCCGCGCGCTGTTTGCGTTCCTCGGGCATCACGGCGCACAGATAGATCGCGTCACGCTCCAGCTACCGCCTGATACTGACCTCTTCCATCGCGTCGACGACCCCGGGGCGGTCGACTGCACGGTCGAAGCCGGGCCGATGGTTCGGCTCACCGACGTGGACTACCTCGAACGCCTCGACTGGCCCGGGGGCGACCTCGACTGCACGCTCTCGGTGAACGATCCGCTGCTTGACCGCAACGACGGCCTGTTCCGGCTGTCAGTGAACGGCGGCACTGCGACGGTCGACCCGCTTCCAGCCAGCGACTCGAAAGCCGATGTGGCCGTCAACATTGCGACGCTCTCACAACTGGCCGTCGGGACGCACGGCGTCGACGCCGCTGAACGCCTGGCCGGGCTGGAGATGTTCGACGACTCGGTCCGCGGCCCGCTCGCAGACGTTTTCCAGCCCGAATCCGTCTACTTAGGCGAGTTCTTCTGA
- a CDS encoding aldo/keto reductase — MEYTRLGSTGTTVSQLCFGTWRFGRETGGVVETDREEAHELLDAAWERGINFIDTANVYGNPNGTSEEYIGEWLDDYDREDFVIASKVYFPFDGRGEPGPNDSGLGRKHIRAQIEGTLDRLDTDYLDLYYIHRWDEHSDIEETLSTLDDLVRAGKVHHLGASTMAAWQLTKALWKSDVEDYERFEVTQPLFHAGYRDDVKDYLDVCADQDIAVCPYSPLAGGFLTGKYERTDDDDPTAFEGPEGSRGSLSDRFEDFYLSERGWHVLDELRAVADELDATPAQVALRWLIEQPDITCVPIVGARTVDQLDENVGAADISLSDDQFNRIVSARYAENGERWGHRA; from the coding sequence ATGGAATACACCAGACTCGGTTCGACCGGAACGACGGTTTCACAGCTGTGTTTCGGCACCTGGCGCTTCGGCCGGGAGACCGGCGGCGTCGTCGAAACCGACCGCGAGGAGGCCCACGAACTGCTGGACGCGGCGTGGGAGCGGGGCATCAACTTCATCGACACCGCCAACGTCTACGGCAACCCCAACGGGACCAGCGAGGAATACATCGGCGAGTGGCTCGACGACTACGACCGTGAGGACTTTGTCATCGCCTCGAAGGTGTACTTCCCCTTCGACGGTCGCGGCGAGCCCGGCCCCAACGACTCTGGTCTCGGCCGCAAGCACATCCGCGCACAGATCGAGGGGACGCTGGACCGCCTCGACACGGACTATCTCGACCTCTACTACATCCACCGCTGGGACGAGCACAGCGACATCGAGGAGACGCTGTCGACGCTCGACGACCTCGTCCGCGCGGGCAAGGTCCACCACCTCGGCGCGTCGACGATGGCCGCCTGGCAACTGACCAAGGCCCTCTGGAAGAGCGACGTCGAGGACTACGAACGCTTCGAGGTGACACAGCCGCTCTTCCACGCCGGCTACCGCGATGACGTGAAAGACTACCTCGATGTGTGTGCCGATCAGGACATCGCTGTCTGTCCGTACTCGCCGCTGGCCGGCGGCTTCCTCACGGGCAAGTACGAGCGCACGGACGACGACGACCCGACGGCCTTCGAGGGGCCGGAAGGCTCCCGAGGCTCGCTGTCCGACCGCTTCGAGGATTTCTACCTCTCGGAGCGCGGCTGGCACGTCCTCGACGAACTCCGCGCCGTCGCGGACGAACTCGACGCCACCCCCGCCCAGGTCGCGCTCCGCTGGCTCATCGAACAGCCGGATATCACCTGCGTCCCCATCGTCGGCGCGCGCACCGTCGACCAGCTCGACGAGAACGTCGGCGCGGCCGACATCTCGCTGTCCGACGACCAGTTCAACCGGATTGTGAGTGCCCGCTACGCCGAGAACGGCGAGCGCTGGGGCCACCGGGCGTAA
- a CDS encoding phytoene desaturase family protein, whose protein sequence is MRDGLPRDRTVTVVGGGFGGLSAACYLADAGADVRLLERHDRLGGHAGVLERDGFRFDTGPSWYLMPDVFERFFGHFDREPADYYELERLDPQYRVFWKDGDRVTMRPNRENAREVFESYEEGAGDALAEYLDRAEQNYELAMNRVVYEGRERLRDYVDTDLLPLAPRARLFGSMDDYVGRYIDHPKLRQLLEYTLVFLGGAPHNTPALYSIMSHVDLNMNVFYPEGGIAGVVDSLGSLARELGVDVQTGTEVQHIAGEAGAFELTTKDGVVGSDIVVSNANPAYTEQHLLDPAARDHDTEYWDDQTYAPSAFMLYLGVEGDVEPLAHHSLVLPTDWDGHFEQIFDRPAWPDDPAYYLSVTSKTDETVAPDDHHAVVVLVPIAPGLNDGPDIRKEYREFVLDDLAKQTGVDLRDRIVVEESACVSEFAERFGDPQGTALGLAHTLFQTGPLRPGHRAGLEGLYYTGAYTTPGIGMPMCLISGEHTARDIIEDSPFETKQDRSASTAD, encoded by the coding sequence ATGCGTGATGGCCTCCCTCGCGACCGGACGGTGACCGTCGTCGGCGGCGGCTTCGGCGGCCTCTCGGCCGCGTGCTATCTGGCCGACGCCGGGGCCGACGTGCGACTGCTCGAACGCCACGACCGCCTCGGCGGGCACGCGGGCGTCCTCGAACGCGACGGCTTCCGGTTCGACACCGGTCCGTCGTGGTATCTGATGCCCGACGTGTTCGAGCGCTTCTTCGGCCACTTCGACCGCGAGCCCGCGGACTACTACGAACTGGAGCGACTGGACCCCCAGTACCGGGTGTTCTGGAAGGACGGCGATCGCGTGACGATGCGGCCGAACCGCGAGAACGCCCGCGAGGTGTTCGAGTCCTACGAGGAGGGGGCCGGCGATGCGCTAGCCGAGTACCTCGACCGGGCCGAACAGAACTACGAACTGGCGATGAACCGGGTCGTCTACGAGGGCCGCGAGCGGTTGCGGGACTACGTCGACACCGACCTCCTCCCGCTCGCGCCGCGGGCGCGGCTGTTCGGCTCGATGGACGACTACGTGGGCCGCTACATCGACCACCCGAAGCTCCGGCAGCTGCTCGAATACACGCTGGTGTTTCTCGGCGGCGCGCCACACAACACCCCGGCGCTGTACAGCATCATGAGCCACGTCGACCTGAACATGAACGTGTTCTACCCGGAGGGCGGCATCGCCGGCGTCGTCGACAGCCTCGGGTCGCTGGCTCGCGAACTCGGCGTCGACGTCCAGACCGGGACCGAGGTCCAGCACATCGCCGGCGAGGCGGGGGCGTTCGAACTGACCACCAAGGACGGCGTCGTCGGCTCCGACATCGTCGTCAGCAACGCCAACCCCGCATACACCGAGCAGCACCTGCTCGACCCCGCCGCGCGTGACCACGATACCGAGTACTGGGACGACCAGACCTACGCGCCGTCCGCGTTCATGCTGTATCTCGGCGTCGAGGGCGACGTGGAGCCGCTGGCGCATCACTCGCTGGTGCTGCCGACGGACTGGGACGGCCACTTCGAGCAGATATTCGACCGCCCGGCGTGGCCCGACGACCCCGCCTACTACCTGTCGGTTACGTCGAAGACCGACGAGACGGTCGCCCCGGACGACCACCACGCCGTCGTCGTTCTCGTCCCCATCGCGCCGGGGCTCAACGACGGCCCCGACATCCGCAAGGAATACCGGGAGTTCGTGCTGGACGACCTCGCCAAACAGACCGGTGTGGACCTCCGTGACCGCATTGTCGTCGAGGAGTCGGCCTGCGTGAGCGAATTCGCCGAGCGCTTCGGCGACCCGCAGGGGACGGCGCTCGGACTGGCCCACACGCTGTTCCAGACCGGGCCGCTTCGCCCCGGCCACCGCGCCGGCCTCGAGGGGCTCTACTACACCGGGGCCTACACGACCCCCGGTATCGGGATGCCGATGTGTCTCATCAGCGGCGAACACACCGCCCGCGATATCATCGAGGACAGCCCGTTCGAGACGAAACAGGACCGTTCGGCCTCGACGGCGGACTGA
- a CDS encoding endonuclease III domain-containing protein: MSDEEPAENISGGTAGGGQSATFDPETAGTRAEAIVDRLGEMYWTKTYGGRDAFECLVRTILSQNTSDKASQPAHDELMARYGSGGGAASGGGTDADLARALADADQPELAETISSAGLYNQKSERIIALAQRICEEYGGEAGFDEFVRDSDPEKVRSTLLDMNGVGPKTADCVLLFAGGRGGVFPVDTHVHRIARRMGLAPPDADHETVREYLERDVPGEKCGFGHTAMIQFGREYCSARKPACLDDPDACPLAGHCDQVGVYPAADEVTDPSETV; encoded by the coding sequence ATGAGCGACGAGGAACCAGCGGAGAACATCAGCGGCGGGACCGCTGGCGGCGGCCAGTCAGCCACGTTCGACCCGGAAACGGCTGGGACGCGGGCCGAAGCTATCGTGGACCGCCTCGGCGAAATGTACTGGACGAAGACCTACGGCGGCCGGGACGCCTTCGAGTGCCTGGTCCGGACGATTCTCAGCCAGAACACCTCCGACAAGGCGAGCCAGCCGGCCCACGACGAATTGATGGCGCGGTACGGGAGCGGCGGCGGGGCTGCGAGCGGTGGCGGCACCGATGCTGACCTCGCCCGCGCGCTGGCCGACGCCGACCAGCCCGAACTCGCCGAGACCATCTCCTCAGCCGGGCTCTACAACCAGAAGTCCGAGCGCATCATCGCCCTCGCTCAGCGTATCTGCGAGGAGTACGGCGGCGAAGCGGGCTTCGACGAGTTCGTCCGCGACAGCGACCCCGAGAAGGTGCGGTCAACGCTGCTCGACATGAACGGCGTCGGCCCGAAGACCGCCGACTGCGTCCTGCTGTTCGCGGGCGGTCGCGGCGGTGTGTTCCCCGTCGATACACACGTCCACCGCATCGCCCGCCGGATGGGGCTGGCCCCGCCCGACGCCGACCACGAGACTGTCCGCGAGTATCTGGAACGCGACGTCCCTGGGGAGAAATGCGGCTTCGGACATACCGCGATGATCCAGTTCGGCCGGGAGTACTGTAGCGCCCGGAAGCCGGCCTGTTTGGACGACCCCGACGCCTGCCCGCTGGCGGGCCACTGCGACCAGGTCGGCGTGTATCCGGCCGCTGACGAGGTCACCGACCCATCGGAAACGGTCTAA
- a CDS encoding DUF5059 domain-containing protein yields MPQRRDLLKTVGIAATGLLAGCPSQGSSEPNTASADTEAATEQVTGAETDEGDESGVSVGPMTAVATEWNVYRARLYDAVALGRAGAPGAGATVAQSVFARFEGASGEYGAHEQLEATSESAYEGFEDALGSVQSSLSEGDVSGAASAADKASGHLQTAQQAAAGQQATRVLDLLVLGSRASNAAMAGTLGAFEAAATIAEETMTAFEDALVYSKIETADAESYEAFENALAGIGSAAGSEDASGVTEQARAALDATVTGAYALVQQEAVAGAGHLATMQARGWDAAALASAGGPGQAYAHTVTLSSYRARIADADWLAANDAADAASTAVENVFAHFEGANAHDALEEADGEAYEAFEGGLEDLSSAIENGSADGIDSAVETVDTNLVTGIEALVGGEDARAALESAFFRARIADARELYRLGDADSAATIVSDVFARFEENELGFHETMEHESEDLYHRFEEEHLVALQSAYENDDSEAVATHHDGVQQALLDFEAALSTAVASGAEADYMIGRAFDAAGLAALSETDRAATVIQDTFAHFESGAAGFHEALEEADGEIYESFESTLSDVRAAAQDGGDVTSAATAFNDEAIAAAYAIAGSAGGNGEAATAIVQDVFATFEEARVHEMLEEADHDAYENFEAALSDYSQGLTNGDGDPTVLADATRTAQFAVVGAVDSAPSGSGGHGSEESEETETSLSGGPNVVEGVPDDADHVVDMEAVAYAPEELTVSVGDKVAWEHVGGEPHSVTAVADEIPSDATYWASGGFESESAARKGWENGEGAVQSGQSYVHTFETAGEHGYVCIPHEAAGMVGTVIVEE; encoded by the coding sequence ATGCCACAGAGACGCGACTTGCTGAAGACGGTGGGGATCGCTGCGACGGGACTCCTTGCTGGCTGTCCAAGCCAGGGGTCGTCCGAACCGAACACGGCGTCAGCTGATACCGAAGCAGCGACAGAACAGGTAACGGGTGCGGAAACCGACGAGGGGGACGAAAGCGGCGTCTCGGTCGGGCCGATGACCGCTGTCGCGACTGAGTGGAACGTCTACCGGGCGCGGCTGTACGACGCCGTCGCGCTGGGCCGGGCCGGCGCACCCGGTGCCGGGGCGACTGTCGCCCAGAGCGTTTTCGCCCGCTTCGAGGGGGCGTCGGGCGAGTACGGAGCCCACGAACAGCTAGAAGCCACGTCCGAGTCGGCATACGAGGGGTTCGAGGACGCGCTCGGGTCCGTCCAGTCGTCGCTGTCCGAGGGCGACGTGTCCGGAGCCGCCTCGGCCGCAGACAAAGCGTCGGGCCACCTCCAGACAGCGCAGCAGGCCGCTGCCGGACAGCAGGCCACCAGAGTGCTGGACCTGCTCGTGCTGGGTAGTCGGGCGAGCAATGCCGCCATGGCCGGGACGCTGGGCGCTTTCGAAGCGGCCGCTACCATCGCGGAGGAGACGATGACCGCGTTCGAGGATGCGCTGGTGTACAGCAAAATAGAGACTGCGGACGCGGAGTCCTACGAAGCCTTCGAGAACGCACTGGCTGGCATCGGTTCCGCCGCGGGCAGTGAAGACGCGAGCGGTGTCACCGAACAGGCCCGCGCCGCGCTCGATGCGACTGTCACAGGTGCGTATGCGCTGGTCCAGCAAGAGGCGGTCGCTGGTGCAGGTCACCTCGCGACGATGCAGGCCCGCGGCTGGGACGCGGCCGCACTCGCGTCCGCCGGCGGTCCCGGGCAGGCGTACGCGCACACGGTCACGCTGAGCAGCTACCGTGCCCGGATTGCCGATGCGGACTGGCTCGCCGCCAACGACGCGGCCGATGCAGCGTCGACGGCCGTCGAGAACGTCTTCGCTCACTTCGAGGGAGCGAACGCGCACGACGCGCTGGAGGAGGCCGATGGCGAGGCCTACGAAGCCTTCGAGGGCGGACTGGAGGACCTTTCCAGTGCCATCGAGAACGGGAGCGCGGACGGCATCGACAGCGCCGTCGAAACGGTCGATACGAACCTCGTGACTGGTATCGAAGCGCTGGTCGGCGGCGAGGACGCCCGGGCGGCGCTGGAGTCCGCCTTCTTCCGTGCGCGCATTGCGGACGCTCGCGAACTGTATCGCCTCGGCGACGCCGACAGCGCGGCGACTATCGTCTCAGACGTGTTCGCCCGCTTCGAGGAGAACGAACTCGGCTTCCACGAGACGATGGAGCACGAGAGCGAGGACCTCTACCATCGCTTCGAAGAGGAACACCTCGTGGCACTCCAGTCGGCCTACGAGAACGACGACAGCGAAGCCGTGGCGACCCATCACGACGGGGTCCAGCAGGCCTTGCTTGACTTCGAAGCGGCCCTGTCGACGGCTGTCGCCAGCGGAGCGGAGGCGGACTACATGATCGGGCGGGCCTTCGACGCGGCCGGCCTCGCGGCGCTGTCGGAAACCGACCGCGCGGCGACCGTCATCCAGGATACCTTCGCCCACTTCGAGAGCGGCGCGGCGGGCTTCCACGAGGCGCTGGAAGAAGCCGACGGGGAAATCTACGAGAGCTTCGAATCGACGCTTTCCGACGTTCGTGCCGCCGCTCAGGACGGTGGGGATGTCACCAGCGCGGCGACAGCGTTCAACGACGAGGCCATCGCGGCGGCGTACGCCATCGCCGGGAGCGCCGGCGGCAACGGTGAGGCCGCGACGGCCATCGTGCAGGACGTCTTCGCGACGTTCGAGGAAGCACGGGTTCACGAGATGCTGGAGGAAGCGGACCACGACGCCTACGAGAACTTCGAGGCTGCGTTGAGCGACTACTCGCAAGGGCTTACGAACGGCGACGGGGACCCGACAGTGCTTGCAGATGCGACGCGAACCGCGCAGTTCGCTGTCGTCGGCGCTGTCGACAGCGCCCCGAGCGGGTCCGGAGGCCACGGTAGCGAGGAGTCCGAAGAGACTGAGACGTCGCTGTCCGGCGGCCCGAACGTCGTTGAGGGCGTTCCCGACGACGCCGACCACGTCGTCGACATGGAAGCAGTGGCGTATGCGCCGGAAGAACTCACTGTCAGCGTCGGCGATAAAGTCGCCTGGGAACACGTCGGCGGCGAACCGCACTCGGTCACCGCTGTGGCGGACGAAATCCCGTCGGACGCGACCTACTGGGCCTCCGGCGGATTCGAGAGCGAGTCGGCCGCACGCAAGGGATGGGAGAACGGGGAAGGGGCAGTGCAGTCCGGCCAGAGTTACGTTCACACGTTCGAGACGGCTGGCGAGCACGGCTACGTCTGTATTCCGCACGAAGCCGCGGGGATGGTTGGCACCGTCATCGTCGAGGAGTAA